A single window of Achromobacter xylosoxidans DNA harbors:
- a CDS encoding non-ribosomal peptide synthetase yields MTDARRNDTPSRGHIEATLREEIAADLGMPTGQLDADASLLKLGMDSMRLMAWMHRLRKRGHKVKLRDLYQQPTVRGWSQLLQDCPATAPAARAAPPEPSGAASPAAVVWPTMADGHPFDLTPVQHAYLVGRAPHQTLGGVGCHLYQEFDGQGLDADALEQAIGALVERHPMLTVTFLDDGRQQRRPGTRWRGLTLHDLRSASPAQCEAHLLAMRARHGHRVLAVEHGENFDFQLSLLPDGHHRLHADIDLLVLDAASFSLVFDELAALVRGECLPAISGDYDFRSYLAQAAQENEAARQQAKAFWMERSGSLPHAPRLPLACEPAQIKQVRISRQRVEITAEDWARFQGLAGECGVTPTMALATCFGAVLARWCSQPRLLLNLTLFDRQPLHPAVDGMIADFTNILLLDIAGEGSSFDTLARGNQQTFTEAYEHRHWSGVELLRELRKTPGAYPHGAPVVFTSNLGRPLFGRDVERTLGVPGWGISQTPQVWIDHLAYEHAGSVFLQWDSNEALFPTGLLEAMFQAYVGLVRYLLAHPQAWREPLPDPMPQAQRAVRERVNAHGDIPAPDGLLHEGFWQQARTRPDALALVHGERRLTYAELASLARRCAGALAAQGVQPGDRVAISMSKGIGQIVAALGILHVGAVYVPVSPDQPLERRRTIYQGAGAKRMLVCRDDGLNDAVAGVTFLAWQEATDYPPLAEPVQVDAREPAYIIYTSGSTGMPKGVIISHRGALNTCAELNRRYAVSADDRVLALSALHFDLSVYDIFGLLSAGGALVLVDEGQRRDPACWCEVIERHGVTVWNTVPALLDMLLTYAEGFELQAPARLRMVMLSGDWIGLDLPGRYRAFRPDGQFVAMGGATEASIWSNVFDVDSVPPHWRSIPYGYPLARQKYRVADAQGRDCPDWVPGELWIGGEGVALGYFNDPERTAQQFVSWQGERWYRTGDMGCYWPDGRLEFLGRRDKQVKVGGYRIELGEIEAALLRVEGVKSAVALAVGEREKALVGFVVPQGTALSSPLPGDPSLPADYAALLPGEAWHAGPAEPDHEDDMARLLAGFLYEHLMRQGVNLTGRVTVQAVMAEYGAQPQWAGLVVRWLEHLHRQGYLQRLDDGVHAPVESMPPAWQPSGEHPLREAANMLLTHHAPLAQIIRGERPARTLLNHPFWAPEQLLLRSPGMHAAIAVLTDLTRTLAKTLGRPVRLHEVGARSGLAAEQLLRHLDAGAVAYTAWDDSPEMVLRATERLQRHAHAEVRRWHAGVAQEDLHQADLVWANNALHRVGDAGVQVVLALAAPSAMVFVQELNRVSCLALVSTELLADGHEEGLANRLHETPWWQDLLARQGMRNEAQTVLGHVQCLVSRAPQEVLRPDANRLAQALRGLLPGYMVPQRLYFLEALPLTANGKVDHRGLLEHCTHGTPEAGAERPLPQGGTEQAVASLWRDLLKVEHLYRDSHFFRMGGDSLLATRLIGELNRRGFSAALGDLFDFPTLAAFAETVRSGDTIGTPGLRHDPTRRYAPFPLTDVQQAYLVGRQPGFALGGIGSHFFVEFEVADLDVARFERAMNRLISRHDTLRAVVRDGMQQVLPQVPDFRLPCHPVTDLDAPEAVALRERLARQVLDPSRWPVFDIQAALVDGGAKASLFVCLDNLMLDGLSMQILLAELEQLYTNPGQSLPELEIGFRDYLEHVQQRPANDVSLAYWARRLDHLPPAPRLPLRCDPGDVGLPRFARLSARLAAPQWEALKARARAEGLTPSALLLSAYAATLSAWAGHDELSLNLTLFDREPLHPQIEQVLGDFTTLLLLAWQPAADWRSSAQGLQQRLRQDLLHRDVSAIQVMRQLARRAGQAAAAMPVVFTSALGFEQDRFLAHASWMKPRWGLSHTPQVWLDHQVYESEGELRFNWDYVQELFEPQQIQAAFDRYVSLLQRLASEDSAWDQPLQALVPRLEGMSRSADHVPAPRAIEPSVTATPLRADDALVQALCRHFEQVVGRPIQPRQSFFDAGATSLKLVQLHVHLTQTGHTGLLVTDLFAQATPLALAAHLHGRSNTTNDTAAPGDERRELLAQRKARAQRRRGETS; encoded by the coding sequence ATGACGGACGCGAGACGAAACGACACACCATCGAGGGGGCATATCGAAGCAACGCTTCGTGAGGAAATCGCCGCCGACCTCGGGATGCCCACCGGGCAACTGGATGCCGATGCCAGCCTCCTGAAGCTGGGCATGGATTCGATGCGCCTGATGGCCTGGATGCATCGCCTGCGCAAGCGCGGCCACAAGGTCAAATTGCGCGATCTCTACCAGCAGCCCACGGTGCGCGGGTGGAGCCAACTGCTGCAGGACTGCCCGGCCACGGCACCGGCTGCCCGGGCGGCACCCCCGGAACCAAGCGGCGCCGCCTCCCCCGCCGCTGTCGTCTGGCCGACCATGGCCGATGGGCACCCCTTCGACCTGACGCCCGTGCAGCACGCCTACCTGGTGGGGCGTGCGCCCCACCAGACGCTGGGCGGTGTCGGCTGCCATCTGTACCAGGAGTTCGACGGCCAGGGTCTGGATGCCGATGCTCTGGAGCAGGCCATCGGCGCGCTGGTCGAAAGGCATCCCATGCTGACGGTGACGTTTCTGGACGATGGCCGCCAGCAGCGCCGCCCCGGTACCCGCTGGCGCGGCCTGACGCTGCACGACCTGCGCAGCGCTTCGCCCGCCCAGTGCGAGGCCCACTTGCTGGCCATGCGTGCGCGTCATGGCCACCGGGTTCTGGCTGTCGAGCATGGCGAGAACTTCGATTTCCAGCTCAGCTTGCTGCCCGACGGGCATCACCGCCTGCACGCGGACATCGACTTGCTGGTGCTCGATGCCGCGAGCTTCAGCCTGGTGTTCGATGAACTGGCGGCGCTGGTTCGCGGCGAGTGCCTGCCGGCGATCTCCGGCGACTACGATTTCCGCAGCTATCTGGCCCAGGCGGCGCAGGAGAACGAGGCGGCCCGCCAGCAGGCCAAGGCGTTCTGGATGGAGCGCTCGGGCAGTTTGCCGCACGCACCGCGGTTGCCGCTGGCCTGCGAACCGGCGCAGATCAAGCAGGTTCGCATCTCGCGCCAGCGGGTGGAAATCACCGCCGAGGACTGGGCGCGGTTCCAGGGCCTGGCGGGCGAATGCGGCGTGACGCCGACGATGGCGCTGGCGACCTGCTTCGGCGCGGTGCTGGCACGCTGGTGCAGCCAGCCACGGCTGCTGCTGAACCTGACGCTGTTCGACCGCCAGCCGCTGCATCCCGCCGTGGACGGGATGATCGCCGACTTCACCAACATCCTGCTGCTGGACATCGCCGGCGAGGGATCGAGTTTCGATACGCTGGCACGGGGCAACCAGCAGACCTTCACCGAGGCCTACGAGCATCGGCATTGGTCGGGCGTGGAACTGCTGCGCGAACTGCGCAAGACGCCGGGCGCCTATCCCCACGGCGCCCCGGTGGTGTTCACCAGCAACCTGGGCCGCCCTCTGTTCGGCCGGGACGTGGAGCGCACCCTGGGCGTTCCCGGCTGGGGGATTTCGCAAACGCCGCAGGTCTGGATCGACCATCTGGCCTACGAACATGCCGGCTCGGTGTTCCTGCAATGGGACAGCAACGAGGCCCTTTTCCCGACCGGCCTGCTCGAAGCGATGTTCCAGGCCTACGTGGGCCTGGTGCGGTACCTGCTGGCGCATCCGCAGGCCTGGCGGGAACCCTTGCCCGATCCCATGCCGCAGGCGCAACGGGCGGTGCGCGAGCGGGTCAATGCCCATGGCGATATACCGGCGCCCGATGGATTGCTGCACGAGGGTTTCTGGCAGCAGGCGCGGACGCGACCGGATGCTCTGGCCCTGGTGCATGGCGAGCGCCGATTGACCTACGCCGAGCTGGCCTCCCTGGCACGTCGTTGTGCCGGCGCATTGGCCGCGCAAGGTGTGCAGCCGGGCGACCGGGTGGCGATCAGCATGTCCAAGGGCATCGGCCAGATCGTGGCCGCGCTGGGCATTCTCCATGTGGGCGCGGTGTATGTGCCGGTGTCGCCGGATCAGCCGTTGGAGCGGCGGCGCACCATCTACCAGGGCGCGGGGGCAAAGCGCATGCTGGTATGCCGCGACGACGGCCTGAACGACGCCGTGGCCGGCGTCACCTTCCTGGCCTGGCAGGAGGCCACGGACTATCCACCGCTGGCCGAACCCGTGCAGGTCGATGCGCGCGAGCCGGCCTACATCATCTACACGTCGGGCTCCACCGGCATGCCCAAGGGTGTGATCATTTCCCACCGGGGGGCGCTCAATACCTGCGCGGAACTGAACCGGCGCTACGCCGTTTCGGCAGATGACCGGGTACTGGCATTGTCGGCGCTGCATTTCGACCTGTCGGTGTACGACATCTTCGGGCTGCTCTCGGCCGGCGGTGCGCTGGTGCTGGTTGACGAGGGCCAGCGGCGCGACCCCGCCTGCTGGTGCGAGGTCATCGAGCGACATGGCGTGACGGTCTGGAACACGGTTCCGGCGCTGCTGGACATGCTGCTGACCTATGCCGAGGGTTTCGAGCTGCAGGCTCCCGCCCGCTTGCGTATGGTGATGCTCTCCGGCGACTGGATCGGCCTGGACTTGCCCGGTCGCTACCGCGCGTTTCGCCCGGATGGGCAGTTCGTGGCCATGGGCGGTGCGACCGAGGCGTCCATCTGGTCCAACGTCTTCGACGTGGATTCCGTGCCGCCGCATTGGCGCTCCATTCCCTACGGCTATCCGTTGGCGCGGCAGAAGTACCGCGTGGCCGATGCACAAGGCCGCGATTGCCCGGACTGGGTTCCGGGCGAGCTGTGGATTGGCGGCGAAGGCGTGGCGCTGGGCTATTTCAACGACCCGGAGCGCACGGCGCAGCAATTCGTGAGCTGGCAAGGCGAGCGCTGGTATCGCACCGGCGACATGGGCTGCTACTGGCCGGACGGCCGGTTGGAATTCCTTGGCCGTCGTGACAAGCAGGTCAAGGTGGGCGGCTACCGCATAGAGCTTGGCGAGATCGAAGCGGCCCTGTTGCGGGTCGAGGGTGTCAAGAGCGCGGTGGCGCTGGCCGTTGGAGAGCGGGAGAAAGCCCTGGTGGGCTTCGTGGTGCCACAGGGAACGGCGCTGTCCAGTCCGCTGCCCGGCGACCCGTCGCTGCCCGCGGACTACGCCGCGCTGCTGCCAGGCGAGGCCTGGCATGCGGGGCCGGCCGAGCCGGATCATGAGGATGATATGGCACGCCTCCTGGCCGGCTTCCTGTACGAGCATCTGATGCGGCAAGGGGTGAACCTGACCGGCCGCGTCACCGTACAGGCCGTGATGGCGGAGTACGGCGCACAGCCCCAGTGGGCCGGCTTGGTGGTGCGTTGGCTGGAGCATCTGCATCGACAGGGCTACCTGCAGCGTCTGGACGATGGCGTCCACGCGCCGGTGGAGAGCATGCCGCCGGCATGGCAACCGAGCGGCGAACATCCGCTGCGGGAAGCGGCCAACATGTTGTTGACGCACCATGCGCCGCTGGCCCAGATCATCCGCGGCGAGCGGCCTGCGCGAACGCTGCTGAACCATCCATTCTGGGCGCCAGAGCAGTTGCTGCTGCGTTCCCCCGGCATGCACGCGGCCATCGCGGTGCTGACCGACCTGACCCGGACCTTGGCGAAGACGCTGGGCCGTCCGGTACGGCTGCATGAGGTCGGCGCACGCAGCGGCCTGGCTGCGGAACAGCTTCTCCGGCATTTGGATGCAGGAGCTGTGGCTTATACCGCGTGGGATGACTCGCCGGAGATGGTGCTTCGCGCCACGGAACGGTTGCAGCGGCATGCGCATGCAGAGGTTAGGCGGTGGCATGCCGGCGTGGCGCAGGAGGATCTGCATCAGGCCGATCTGGTATGGGCCAACAACGCCTTGCACCGCGTGGGCGACGCCGGGGTCCAGGTGGTGCTGGCCCTGGCCGCACCTTCGGCCATGGTGTTCGTCCAGGAACTGAATCGGGTTTCGTGCCTGGCGCTGGTTTCCACCGAGCTGCTGGCGGACGGCCACGAGGAAGGCCTGGCCAACCGGCTGCACGAGACGCCCTGGTGGCAGGACCTGTTGGCAAGGCAAGGAATGCGCAACGAAGCCCAGACGGTGCTGGGGCATGTGCAGTGCCTGGTGTCCCGTGCACCGCAGGAAGTGCTCAGGCCGGATGCCAACCGGCTGGCTCAGGCGCTGCGCGGGTTGCTCCCAGGCTACATGGTGCCGCAACGGCTGTACTTCCTGGAGGCCTTGCCATTGACCGCCAACGGCAAGGTGGATCACCGCGGCCTGCTGGAGCACTGCACTCATGGCACGCCCGAGGCCGGTGCCGAGCGGCCACTGCCCCAGGGGGGCACGGAACAGGCTGTGGCCAGTCTCTGGCGCGATCTTTTGAAGGTGGAACACCTTTACCGGGACAGTCATTTCTTCCGCATGGGCGGGGACAGTTTGCTGGCGACGCGCCTGATCGGTGAACTGAACCGACGCGGCTTTTCGGCAGCGCTCGGCGACCTGTTCGACTTCCCGACGCTGGCGGCATTCGCCGAGACCGTGCGCAGCGGCGACACCATCGGTACGCCGGGCCTGCGGCATGACCCCACGCGGCGATACGCGCCTTTCCCGCTGACCGATGTGCAGCAGGCCTATCTGGTGGGGCGGCAGCCAGGGTTCGCGCTGGGCGGGATCGGCTCGCATTTCTTCGTCGAATTCGAGGTGGCCGATCTGGATGTCGCGCGCTTCGAGCGGGCCATGAATCGGTTGATCAGCCGGCACGACACCCTGCGGGCAGTGGTTCGCGACGGCATGCAGCAGGTGTTGCCGCAGGTGCCGGACTTCAGGCTGCCCTGCCATCCGGTGACCGACCTGGACGCCCCGGAAGCCGTGGCGTTGCGTGAGCGTCTGGCCCGGCAGGTGCTCGATCCATCGCGCTGGCCCGTCTTCGACATTCAGGCCGCCCTGGTCGATGGCGGCGCCAAGGCCAGCCTGTTCGTGTGCCTGGACAACCTGATGCTCGATGGCCTGAGCATGCAGATCCTGCTTGCCGAACTGGAACAGCTCTACACCAATCCCGGGCAGTCGCTGCCGGAGCTGGAGATTGGCTTCCGCGATTATCTGGAGCATGTGCAGCAACGACCAGCCAACGACGTCTCGTTGGCGTACTGGGCGCGCCGCCTGGACCATCTGCCGCCGGCCCCGCGCCTGCCATTGCGCTGCGATCCGGGCGACGTGGGCCTGCCGCGCTTCGCACGACTGTCCGCCAGGCTTGCCGCCCCGCAGTGGGAGGCGCTCAAGGCGCGTGCGCGCGCCGAAGGTTTGACCCCGTCGGCATTGCTGCTCTCGGCCTATGCCGCCACCTTGTCGGCCTGGGCTGGCCATGACGAGCTGAGCCTGAACCTCACCCTGTTCGACCGCGAGCCGCTGCACCCGCAGATCGAACAGGTACTGGGCGACTTCACGACGTTGCTGCTGCTGGCTTGGCAACCGGCCGCGGACTGGCGCAGCAGCGCCCAGGGCCTGCAGCAACGCCTGCGCCAGGACCTGTTGCATCGCGATGTCTCGGCCATTCAAGTCATGCGCCAACTGGCCCGGCGCGCTGGACAAGCGGCTGCCGCCATGCCCGTGGTGTTCACCAGCGCCCTGGGCTTCGAACAGGACCGCTTCCTCGCCCATGCGTCCTGGATGAAGCCACGCTGGGGCTTGTCGCACACCCCCCAGGTCTGGCTCGACCACCAGGTGTACGAGTCCGAGGGCGAGTTGCGCTTCAACTGGGATTACGTTCAGGAGCTGTTCGAACCGCAGCAGATTCAGGCCGCCTTCGACCGCTACGTCTCCTTGTTGCAGCGGCTGGCGAGCGAAGACTCGGCCTGGGATCAGCCATTGCAGGCACTGGTGCCTCGCCTGGAGGGAATGTCGCGCAGCGCCGATCACGTACCTGCGCCTCGTGCTATCGAGCCGTCAGTCACGGCCACGCCGCTGCGGGCCGATGACGCCTTGGTTCAAGCACTGTGCAGGCATTTCGAGCAGGTGGTCGGGAGGCCGATCCAGCCTCGCCAGTCCTTTTTCGATGCAGGTGCCACGTCCCTGAAATTGGTTCAGTTGCATGTGCACCTGACCCAGACGGGCCACACCGGCCTGCTGGTCACTGATCTGTTTGCCCAGGCCACGCCGCTGGCCTTGGCAGCGCACCTGCACGGCAGATCGAACACGACGAATGACACCGCAGCGCCCGGGGACGAGCGCCGCGAACTGCTGGCGCAGCGCAAAGCGCGTGCGCAACGTCGGCGCGGGGAGACATCATGA